The following are from one region of the Colias croceus chromosome 4, ilColCroc2.1 genome:
- the LOC123690847 gene encoding 15-hydroxyprostaglandin dehydrogenase [NAD(+)]-like: protein MAKWDVDGKVVLVTGGAAGIGAKLVRGLLAKNARHVAFLDVAAREGAALEGELLNKFGALRVKFIKCDMADAGQVDNAYRQVLDKYRRLDAVVNCAAVLGDTESSYRTMVDVNFCGTVTSTLKAFEIMRADRGGGGGVVINVSSLHAFRPCSYLSVYGATKAAVLQFSNSFAAEEAYSKTKVRVITVCLGLTDTALVHKQNLDNSTKDSFGLISGSEPQRVESAVTGIIEVVHCGENGTTWIIANDKPALDVTKSVKQSLEILSNVAEGL from the exons ATGGCCAAGTGGGATGTGGATGGGAAAGTGGTATTGGTGACGGGTGGGGCAGCTGGGATTGGGGCTAAATTGGTTAGAGGATTGTTGGCGAAAAATGCTAGG CATGTCGCGTTTCTCGACGTCGCAGCGAGGGAGGGGGCGGCCCTGGAGGGAGAACTCTTGAACAAGTTCGGTGCATTAAGAGTGAAGTTTATAAAATGCGACATGGCTGATGCTGGCCAAGTTGATAACGCATATAGACAAGTCCTGGACAAATACCGCAGGCTGGATGCGGTTGTGAATTGCGCGGCGGTACTTGGCGATACTGAGAGTTCATATAGGACTATGGTGGACGTTAATTTC TGTGGAACCGTAACGAGTACATTAAAGGCCTTTGAAATAATGAGGGCGGATAGAGGAGGCGGCGGTGGAGTTGTGATAAACGTGTCGTCGTTACACGCTTTCAGACCATGCTCGTATCTGTCGGTTTATGGTGCTACAAAGGCGGCTGTGCTGCAGTTTAGCAATTCTTTTGCG GCAGAAGAGGCGTACTCGAAGACTAAAGTTCGCGTTATCACAGTCTGCCTTGGACTCACAGACACGGCGCTGGTCCACAAACAAAACTTGGATAACTCGACGAAGGATTCCTTCGGTTTAATTTCAGGCTCGGAGCCGCAAAG agtGGAGTCAGCAGTAACCGGTATAATTGAGGTAGTTCACTGCGGGGAGAACGGCACTACGTGGATAATCGCTAACGATAAACCCGCCTTAGACGTAACCAAGTCCGTGAAGCAGAGCCTTGAAATCCTTTCGAATGTGGCTGAGGGGCTTTAG